In Sphingobacterium zeae, one genomic interval encodes:
- a CDS encoding response regulator transcription factor — MIEILYVEDEPSLGMIVADSLEANGFHVTHCSNGHEALEAFTATRPDILVVDVMMPVMDGFTLATKIRESDTQIPIIFLTAKVQTEDVVKGFRLGGDDYVKKPFKIEELVVRIESLLKNSPKMLFGQKLMIGDYSLDSLKHQLTYQSEVLKLSFRESELLRKLYEQKDKVIPREDIMRAYWSHDKYFTGRSLDVFISRIRKYLSQDERIKIINVRGVGYMLTVD, encoded by the coding sequence ATGATTGAAATTTTATATGTAGAAGATGAGCCGAGTCTCGGAATGATCGTTGCCGATAGCCTAGAAGCAAATGGGTTCCATGTCACCCATTGCAGCAATGGGCACGAAGCCCTGGAAGCATTTACAGCGACTCGGCCAGATATTTTGGTTGTTGATGTGATGATGCCAGTCATGGATGGCTTTACATTGGCAACAAAGATAAGGGAATCAGATACCCAAATACCCATTATATTTTTGACCGCCAAAGTGCAGACAGAGGATGTTGTGAAGGGATTTCGTCTGGGCGGAGACGATTACGTCAAAAAACCATTTAAGATCGAAGAATTGGTTGTGCGGATAGAGTCCCTATTAAAAAATAGCCCCAAAATGCTGTTCGGCCAAAAGCTGATGATAGGAGACTATAGCCTCGATAGCCTAAAACATCAGTTGACCTATCAAAGTGAGGTGCTTAAGCTGTCTTTCCGCGAAAGTGAACTGCTGCGGAAGTTATACGAACAAAAAGATAAGGTCATCCCACGCGAGGATATCATGCGGGCCTATTGGAGCCATGATAAGTATTTTACAGGACGTAGCCTGGACGTGTTTATCAGCCGGATACGAAAATACCTCAGTCAGGATGAACGGATCAAGATTATCAATGTCAGGGGAGTGGGATATATGCTTACCGTTGATTGA
- a CDS encoding TonB-dependent receptor, which translates to MKINLWTISLLAISMLLLGKNVLAQHYIMGTLLDDRTSRPIQAASITFIAVKDSIKFQVPTDILGKFSSSKLSDGDYLVTAQAMGYTTDLRRVKLLGKTVDLTFKLSSTEIVLDEISIAASSIQVRGDTLEFDTKKYVTQDFADADELIKQIPGVEIDDDGNVKAQGESVNKIIIDGREFFSTDPKVALKNLPADVIAKIQIIDDKTEQAKFSGFDDGKRMKVINIVTKPDKRKSYFGKLSGGAGPDRKYAINTQVTKMNPKRQYSIDINTNNVNQPNGFAPRGNTRGRTGQGVTTRFNAGFNYLDRFFDDRMDFNANYTYNYTDNNVLSQSKTEYTAGNRANQINNQNQFNNTYSNSHALSVRANWKIDSIQKLDFQPNFSYQNNDRNSSSTGNTLLNLAEMLNSSDRRNKSFVENFNWGGDLTYMRRLNKPGRTISFNINGSFSSNKSHAENFALNSYYKDGLFSRVDTVNNRNYSLGDNNGFRSKIAYTEMLGKYSRVQGNYTFRNTARYSDRKTYEFLAETGQLGELKNRLSNEFRNDFVYHSGGVSYLFSKKDSIRFQIGLDYQTAAQVNDKLFPNTLTTKSHFTSLLPNLNFQYNFNKDTRVEFRYNTKTNTPSIEQLQDFIDNQNPLRISSGNPNLKQEYDHNLVLQFRSINKGTGKSFTSDFTADFIQHKIANTIFTTDSAFTITEDVVLGPGGQYIRPENFDGVYNLKWQNSLGYRFEPLKLNLNLNNNMYFNQNYTLLNLEKINAQTYGMGQRVGVNTAFSKDVIIGLDYNGNIAFSKNSATEKSNYSVYKHTIGNSIALTLLKTWTLNSTFNYLYNGSILNSPSTTSLLWNVSVGKKLFKRRNAEINLTVFDLFNDNKNINQQVNDLWVRVSQSNAITRYAVLSFTYHIRGLGGKSVMKNRR; encoded by the coding sequence ATGAAGATCAACTTGTGGACTATCTCGCTCCTAGCGATCAGTATGTTGTTATTGGGAAAAAATGTCTTAGCCCAGCACTATATTATGGGCACGCTGCTGGATGATAGAACATCACGCCCTATCCAAGCTGCAAGTATCACGTTCATCGCGGTGAAAGATTCAATTAAATTTCAGGTTCCTACAGATATTTTAGGGAAGTTTAGCAGCAGCAAACTTTCCGACGGCGACTATTTGGTTACAGCACAAGCGATGGGCTATACGACAGACCTTCGGCGCGTTAAGCTGCTTGGTAAAACCGTTGACCTTACGTTTAAACTCAGTAGTACTGAAATTGTATTGGATGAAATCAGTATCGCCGCGAGCAGTATACAGGTTAGAGGAGATACGCTCGAATTTGATACGAAGAAATATGTTACACAAGATTTTGCAGATGCCGACGAATTGATCAAACAGATTCCTGGGGTTGAAATTGATGACGATGGCAATGTTAAAGCTCAGGGTGAGTCCGTCAATAAGATTATTATTGATGGTCGGGAGTTTTTCAGCACAGATCCTAAAGTGGCGTTGAAAAATCTTCCTGCCGATGTTATTGCTAAGATCCAAATTATCGATGATAAAACAGAACAAGCGAAATTTAGTGGTTTTGATGATGGAAAACGGATGAAAGTGATCAATATTGTCACCAAACCCGATAAAAGAAAATCCTATTTCGGTAAGCTCTCTGGGGGGGCAGGTCCTGACCGAAAATATGCCATCAATACACAGGTAACGAAAATGAATCCTAAACGGCAATATTCAATTGACATTAATACCAACAATGTCAATCAGCCCAATGGTTTTGCCCCTCGCGGAAACACAAGAGGCCGCACCGGTCAGGGAGTGACCACACGTTTCAATGCGGGGTTTAATTATTTGGACCGTTTTTTTGATGACCGGATGGACTTCAATGCAAATTACACCTACAACTATACCGACAACAATGTACTCAGCCAAAGCAAAACAGAATATACTGCAGGCAACCGGGCCAACCAAATCAACAACCAGAATCAATTTAACAATACTTACAGCAACAGCCATGCGCTGTCGGTCCGCGCGAACTGGAAGATAGATTCTATTCAAAAGCTGGACTTTCAACCTAATTTCTCCTATCAAAATAATGACAGGAACAGTAGCTCCACGGGCAATACCTTATTAAATCTTGCCGAGATGCTAAATAGTTCTGACCGCAGGAATAAGAGCTTTGTAGAAAATTTCAACTGGGGCGGAGACCTCACGTATATGCGAAGACTTAACAAACCCGGTCGCACGATCAGTTTTAATATCAATGGCTCATTTAGCAGCAATAAAAGCCATGCTGAAAATTTCGCGCTAAACTCGTATTATAAAGATGGGCTATTCAGCCGGGTCGATACGGTCAACAACAGAAATTATTCCCTTGGTGACAATAATGGTTTTCGTTCCAAAATTGCCTATACAGAAATGTTAGGTAAATATTCCCGAGTTCAGGGGAATTATACTTTTCGGAATACTGCACGTTATTCGGACCGGAAGACCTATGAATTCCTAGCTGAAACAGGTCAGCTCGGGGAATTAAAAAACCGTCTTTCCAATGAATTTCGAAATGATTTTGTCTACCATAGCGGTGGTGTCTCCTACTTATTTAGCAAAAAAGACAGCATAAGGTTTCAGATTGGCTTAGATTATCAGACTGCAGCGCAAGTCAATGACAAATTATTCCCCAATACGCTGACAACAAAAAGTCACTTTACCAGTCTGCTGCCTAATCTGAACTTCCAGTATAACTTCAATAAGGACACACGGGTTGAGTTTCGGTATAATACAAAGACAAACACACCTTCAATCGAGCAATTGCAGGATTTTATAGACAATCAAAACCCACTTCGTATCAGCTCCGGAAACCCAAATCTCAAACAGGAGTATGACCATAACCTTGTTTTGCAATTCAGATCAATCAATAAGGGCACGGGGAAAAGCTTCACCTCTGATTTTACAGCAGATTTCATTCAACATAAAATCGCCAACACCATTTTCACCACAGATTCGGCATTCACAATTACGGAGGACGTCGTATTGGGACCAGGAGGACAGTATATCAGGCCAGAAAACTTCGATGGAGTTTATAACCTGAAATGGCAGAACAGTCTTGGGTATCGCTTTGAACCGTTGAAGCTCAACTTAAACCTGAACAACAATATGTATTTCAACCAGAATTACACTTTGTTAAATCTCGAAAAGATCAACGCGCAAACATATGGAATGGGTCAACGCGTTGGCGTCAATACAGCATTCAGTAAAGACGTTATCATTGGATTGGATTACAATGGAAATATAGCATTTTCCAAGAACTCAGCGACCGAGAAGTCCAATTATTCAGTCTATAAGCATACCATCGGTAATTCTATCGCTTTAACCCTGTTAAAAACCTGGACGCTCAATTCAACGTTCAACTACCTCTACAATGGTAGTATCCTGAATTCACCGAGTACAACAAGTTTGCTATGGAACGTTTCTGTTGGCAAAAAACTATTTAAGCGCAGGAACGCTGAAATCAATCTCACGGTATTTGATCTATTTAATGACAATAAAAATATCAATCAGCAGGTCAACGATCTTTGGGTACGTGTTTCGCAATCCAATGCCATAACGCGCTACGCGGTATTAAGTTTCACTTATCATATTCGGGGTCTTGGCGGAAAATCGGTGATGAAAAATCGTCGTTAG
- a CDS encoding glycoside hydrolase family 3 protein: MFKKFGLAILALVGTIPFLKAQDKKDFVRYINSQHEWVDSVFNTLTPKEKVAQLFLVRAHTNLGQKYIDSVAQVVKDEHLGGLVVFQGGPVRHVEMFNRYQSLAKVPLMMTFDGEWGLGMRMPDSTLSFPYQMTLGAVQDNKLIYRMGREVALDFHRIGMHFNFAPDVDINNNPKNPVIGIRSFGDNKYNVTQKAKAYMEGMVDGGILASIKHFPGHGDTDVDSHYDLPQLPFDKKRLDSLEMYPFKELIKAGAPAVMVAHMNIPSLDDTPNMPSSISKKVVTDLLRNELGFKGLTVTDAMDMKGVKKFFPNGEADVQAIIAGHDLLEVSENSKRAIDLIIKAIEAGRISQADIDARVKRVLAAKLWLGLDKYQATALQNLYSDLHRASAVQLIDELSDAAITALNSTEKLKSFKKDLPTAIINIGITANQTFQNELGAALTNETQYFITDSMSKDEIKRLTKEIKKHKQFIIAVHDTRLRPRPTMVLNKDVQGLMKKFAKKSILTLFTNAYALDGFEASKKAKTILLAYQNDAFMQKAAVKTILGQNIPKGKLPVTINKKFKYGQGK, encoded by the coding sequence ATGTTCAAAAAATTCGGTCTGGCAATATTGGCACTAGTCGGCACAATTCCTTTTTTGAAAGCTCAGGATAAAAAAGATTTTGTGCGCTATATTAACTCTCAGCATGAATGGGTCGATTCGGTATTCAATACTTTGACCCCAAAAGAAAAAGTTGCTCAGTTATTTTTAGTTCGTGCACACACCAATCTGGGGCAAAAGTATATTGACTCCGTCGCACAAGTGGTAAAAGACGAGCATTTGGGGGGACTGGTCGTATTTCAGGGCGGTCCAGTACGCCATGTGGAGATGTTTAATCGGTATCAGTCACTAGCTAAGGTTCCTTTGATGATGACATTTGATGGCGAATGGGGTTTGGGTATGCGCATGCCGGATTCTACCTTGTCTTTCCCTTATCAAATGACATTAGGCGCCGTGCAGGATAATAAGTTAATCTATCGTATGGGACGTGAGGTTGCCTTAGATTTCCATCGCATAGGGATGCATTTTAATTTTGCGCCCGACGTAGATATCAACAATAACCCCAAAAACCCAGTAATAGGTATACGTTCTTTTGGTGATAATAAATATAATGTGACGCAAAAGGCAAAGGCTTATATGGAGGGTATGGTGGATGGCGGAATATTGGCTTCCATCAAACATTTCCCTGGCCATGGTGATACCGACGTGGATTCACATTACGATCTGCCGCAGCTTCCTTTTGATAAAAAGCGATTGGATAGCCTTGAAATGTATCCTTTCAAAGAGTTGATCAAGGCTGGTGCTCCCGCTGTTATGGTGGCTCACATGAATATTCCGAGTTTGGATGACACTCCTAATATGCCATCCTCTATTTCCAAGAAAGTTGTTACCGATCTTTTACGCAATGAACTTGGCTTCAAAGGGCTAACGGTTACAGATGCAATGGACATGAAAGGCGTGAAGAAATTTTTTCCAAACGGTGAAGCCGATGTACAGGCCATTATTGCAGGCCATGATTTACTTGAAGTGTCGGAAAATAGCAAACGCGCAATCGATTTAATAATAAAAGCGATTGAAGCGGGACGTATTTCCCAGGCCGATATTGATGCGCGCGTCAAAAGAGTGCTCGCCGCTAAATTATGGCTTGGTTTAGATAAATACCAGGCAACTGCTTTACAGAATCTATATAGTGATCTACACCGTGCCTCGGCAGTTCAGCTTATTGATGAACTTTCAGATGCAGCAATAACCGCATTGAATTCGACAGAAAAATTAAAGTCATTCAAGAAAGATTTACCCACCGCTATTATCAATATCGGAATCACCGCCAACCAAACTTTTCAAAATGAATTAGGAGCAGCGCTGACCAATGAAACACAATATTTCATCACCGATAGCATGAGTAAAGATGAGATTAAGCGTTTGACAAAAGAAATTAAAAAGCATAAGCAGTTTATTATCGCTGTACACGATACAAGACTTCGTCCGCGCCCAACGATGGTGTTGAATAAAGATGTGCAAGGGTTGATGAAGAAATTTGCAAAAAAATCAATCTTGACCTTATTCACTAACGCTTATGCATTAGATGGTTTTGAAGCTTCAAAAAAGGCGAAGACCATTTTGCTTGCCTATCAGAATGATGCATTCATGCAGAAAGCAGCAGTAAAAACGATTTTAGGGCAAAATATCCCTAAAGGCAAGCTCCCTGTCACAATTAATAAGAAATTTAAATACGGGCAGGGAAAATAA
- a CDS encoding glycoside hydrolase family 10 protein — protein MTGKTVLYSFFTFFICFFSIRSHSQLLPKREFRGVWVATIGNIDWPSVKAGNNVAKQKQEFIDLLDQHRSAGLNAIILQVRPAADAFYAKGRELWSRYLTGKQGLAPSPFYDPLEFAINEAHKRGMELHAWFNPYRASTTLNPAHFSEDHITKRHPEWFFTYAGKKLFNPGIPEVRKYIIDVIMDVVKNYDVDGVHFDDYFYPYPDNRNTPVPDQITFGQYNNGIEKIDDWRRNNVNLLVRDLGVAIKKVKPYVKYGISPCGVWDNKENNSAGSETRGLSAYRELYADGVKWMQEGWIDYINPQIYFPFKNRAAAYEILVDWWQKHTYGRHFYVGHGAYRVNENKIGWTDRSQIPRQVRHLREEHNVEGSIYFSSKSLTDNLAGLQDSMRNDLYRSPALPPAMPWLDSIPPNAPFGLLVKKSPNAKMNTLFWQKPDMASDGESAYGYVIYRFNLDEKVGIQDPGKIIFITFDGDKLQYTDDDIKPHQQYKYVVTAIDRMKNESKPSDSRTAIEEN, from the coding sequence ATGACGGGAAAAACAGTTTTATATTCTTTTTTTACATTTTTTATTTGTTTCTTTTCGATTAGATCGCATTCTCAGCTGCTCCCTAAGCGGGAGTTTCGCGGTGTATGGGTTGCCACGATAGGTAACATAGACTGGCCCTCCGTGAAAGCTGGCAATAATGTTGCAAAGCAAAAACAGGAATTCATCGATTTGCTGGACCAACATCGTAGTGCGGGACTGAATGCGATTATTCTGCAAGTGCGTCCTGCGGCAGACGCCTTCTATGCAAAAGGCAGAGAGCTTTGGAGTAGATACTTAACCGGAAAACAGGGATTGGCTCCTTCTCCATTTTATGATCCTTTGGAATTTGCAATCAATGAGGCACACAAGAGAGGAATGGAACTTCATGCCTGGTTCAATCCATATCGTGCTTCAACTACGTTAAATCCCGCTCATTTTTCGGAAGACCATATTACCAAGCGTCACCCTGAATGGTTCTTCACTTATGCCGGTAAAAAACTTTTCAATCCGGGGATTCCTGAAGTACGTAAATATATAATTGATGTGATTATGGATGTGGTTAAGAACTACGATGTAGACGGAGTCCACTTCGATGACTATTTTTACCCCTATCCTGATAACAGAAATACACCCGTACCGGATCAGATTACTTTTGGTCAATATAATAATGGGATTGAAAAAATTGACGACTGGCGACGCAACAACGTCAACCTGTTGGTACGCGATCTTGGTGTTGCTATCAAAAAAGTAAAGCCCTATGTCAAATACGGTATCAGTCCTTGTGGTGTATGGGACAACAAAGAAAACAATAGTGCTGGCTCGGAGACCCGTGGGCTGAGTGCTTATCGGGAGTTATATGCTGATGGCGTCAAATGGATGCAGGAAGGCTGGATTGATTATATCAATCCGCAGATCTACTTTCCTTTCAAAAATCGAGCAGCGGCGTATGAGATCTTAGTTGACTGGTGGCAGAAACACACCTATGGCCGCCATTTTTATGTGGGCCATGGAGCTTACCGTGTTAACGAAAATAAGATCGGGTGGACAGACCGAAGCCAAATTCCGAGACAGGTACGCCACTTAAGGGAGGAACACAATGTGGAAGGAAGTATTTATTTTAGTTCCAAATCGCTTACTGATAACCTTGCTGGGTTGCAGGACTCTATGCGGAATGACCTATACCGAAGCCCTGCTTTACCGCCTGCGATGCCTTGGCTAGACAGTATTCCACCGAATGCACCTTTTGGTCTTTTAGTGAAAAAATCGCCCAATGCTAAAATGAACACCCTATTTTGGCAAAAGCCAGATATGGCAAGCGATGGGGAGTCTGCCTATGGTTATGTAATCTATCGATTCAACCTCGATGAAAAAGTCGGTATCCAGGATCCGGGAAAAATTATTTTTATCACCTTTGACGGAGATAAGCTTCAGTATACCGATGACGACATCAAACCGCACCAACAGTATAAATATGTCGTGACGGCAATAGACCGAATGAAAAATGAAAGTAAGCCGTCTGATAGTAGGACAGCCATCGAAGAGAATTAA
- a CDS encoding TetR/AcrR family transcriptional regulator, with the protein MKESVLSRKERIMKEALLLFSDQGYTNTSTKTIAQNAGVSEALIFKHFGNKDALLVYLIKSGYRKVLTHHRGMMTYREPKEFLRTMINLPSKLVSAEPIFWRLQERLSHHPFSKQQHEQFMKPVQPIIHRAFKELGYESPEFETEFLLLIIDTLWKKEAIGELENTMELTLFLEKKYNLI; encoded by the coding sequence ATGAAAGAAAGTGTTTTGAGTAGAAAAGAGCGTATTATGAAAGAAGCATTGCTGCTTTTCTCAGATCAAGGCTATACGAATACCTCTACCAAAACGATTGCCCAAAATGCTGGAGTTTCTGAAGCCTTGATCTTTAAACATTTTGGAAACAAAGATGCGTTGCTGGTTTATTTGATTAAATCAGGATATCGCAAAGTGCTTACCCATCACCGCGGCATGATGACCTATCGTGAACCAAAAGAATTTCTGCGCACAATGATCAATCTCCCAAGTAAGCTGGTGAGTGCAGAACCCATATTTTGGCGATTGCAGGAGCGTTTGTCTCATCATCCATTTTCAAAACAGCAGCATGAACAGTTTATGAAACCGGTTCAGCCCATTATTCATCGTGCTTTTAAAGAATTAGGTTATGAAAGTCCTGAGTTTGAAACCGAATTCTTATTGCTGATTATAGATACCTTATGGAAAAAAGAAGCTATCGGCGAATTGGAGAATACCATGGAACTGACCCTGTTTTTAGAGAAAAAGTATAACCTGATTTAG
- a CDS encoding DUF4270 family protein, with protein sequence MIKDFKRRSIQFLLPLFTLAAFVGCNKDVSLSLDSSRNETIGLVPIDSVSVKVSTYQLNIVPSSATGMILVGNNKNDVTGSVKSTSYMRLGIGTINSATLPDDAVLDSVSLVMPLNKYYYGDTTQMQKISVHRVSEDITQTQLDPTKPIYERPYYLPSLSIASTKKFAYETNNLAEISFRPRVRSIDSLHFRFNDMISNELFSLIKNKDNRVSTSSSFQEYFKGLALVPDAGNTTMIGLKDTIYLQVHYSFMNAQGAKTSGKQYFNIDNRGFQYNHVEADRSATKFASMTLSNPEIASGQTDGYTFIEGSTGVVAKIEFPTLLQLVNDPTIAINKAELVIEAENSAQTNFAQPRSLVLMIANSLGNPIGLLHPPFGNPNEVQQAVAVSDNTNYGKYTFNLIEYLTRFKTTYKNTSLYVSLPLQNLFATGDRLILSKQGNEPKIKLNILYTKFQ encoded by the coding sequence ATGATTAAAGACTTTAAGAGACGTAGTATACAATTTTTACTTCCACTTTTTACATTGGCCGCTTTTGTTGGTTGTAATAAAGACGTTTCACTCTCCTTGGATAGTTCGAGAAATGAAACAATCGGCTTAGTACCTATTGATAGCGTTTCCGTCAAAGTTTCTACTTATCAATTGAATATCGTCCCATCGTCTGCTACCGGGATGATTTTAGTCGGGAACAATAAAAATGATGTCACAGGAAGCGTGAAATCGACTTCTTATATGCGTTTGGGAATCGGTACGATTAACAGTGCTACCTTACCGGATGATGCGGTACTGGATTCTGTTTCATTGGTGATGCCGCTCAACAAATATTATTATGGTGATACGACTCAAATGCAAAAAATTTCGGTTCACCGTGTTTCGGAAGATATCACGCAAACTCAGCTCGACCCTACTAAACCTATTTATGAGCGTCCTTATTATCTGCCTTCACTAAGTATTGCAAGCACGAAAAAATTTGCTTACGAGACTAATAATCTAGCGGAAATTTCTTTCAGACCCCGTGTTAGATCGATTGATTCACTTCATTTTAGATTCAACGATATGATCAGTAATGAATTGTTTTCACTGATCAAAAATAAAGATAATAGAGTTTCTACTAGTTCAAGTTTTCAAGAATATTTTAAAGGTTTAGCGCTCGTTCCTGATGCAGGGAACACAACAATGATCGGACTTAAAGATACAATTTATCTACAGGTACATTACTCCTTCATGAATGCGCAGGGCGCAAAGACTTCAGGGAAACAATATTTTAACATTGATAATAGAGGTTTTCAGTATAATCATGTTGAAGCGGATCGTTCAGCAACCAAGTTTGCTTCAATGACTTTATCAAACCCGGAGATAGCTAGCGGCCAAACAGATGGTTATACCTTTATAGAAGGATCTACAGGTGTTGTAGCAAAAATAGAATTTCCTACGTTACTACAGTTAGTGAATGATCCGACGATTGCAATCAATAAAGCTGAATTAGTCATTGAGGCAGAAAATAGCGCTCAAACGAATTTTGCGCAACCAAGAAGTTTGGTACTCATGATTGCAAATAGTTTAGGTAACCCAATTGGTCTACTGCATCCACCTTTCGGTAATCCTAATGAAGTTCAACAAGCAGTTGCTGTCTCCGACAATACAAATTATGGTAAATATACTTTTAATTTGATTGAATATTTAACCAGATTTAAGACAACTTATAAAAATACGTCGTTATACGTATCTCTACCGTTGCAGAATCTTTTTGCAACAGGCGACAGATTGATCTTGTCCAAACAGGGTAATGAACCAAAAATTAAATTAAACATCCTTTATACTAAATTTCAATAA
- a CDS encoding sensor histidine kinase has protein sequence MGRRFKLLISLIVLIGVGITVVLGIWLYGSYTNRRDLFLSTAERSLFNAVQEAYQARNGDRQLDGREADRNRLLQDVKRELSGLLPASELDRALQRVNAERPKNEHFERESHNRREKIFPKDREGQGAIIPPFLFRDFDMNTANLNLIERKFKESLNNKSISVPFEMAIVTIPHDQIKDVRRKYREANLAWTRPMMVNPQKNEFLVIKFQEDWKYLLYSLSWQLLISLLLIGLLLGTFFYLMKTILNQNKMAELRKNFVDNMTHELKTPVSTVMAAIEAIQMYGVKDDKEKMNRYLDISKRELEHLSNMIEKVLQMDIDANRGIVLQRSDFDLVAMVEGAIQVAQLNKAKKVDFNLITIPDKIMINGDEAHLKNVVNNLLENAIKYAGQEVYIEVEVKEMKENAHIRITDNGKGISSEYHNQIFDMFFRVPSGNLHDVKGFGLGLAYVKQVVKRHDGKITVESELSKGSTFRILLPH, from the coding sequence ATGGGTAGAAGATTTAAATTACTGATCAGTTTGATCGTTTTAATCGGGGTAGGAATTACTGTAGTTCTGGGGATTTGGCTCTATGGAAGTTATACCAATCGGCGGGATCTATTTCTATCCACAGCTGAGCGTTCACTATTCAACGCAGTTCAGGAGGCGTACCAGGCTCGCAATGGAGACCGGCAATTGGATGGGCGGGAGGCTGATCGGAATCGCCTCCTACAAGATGTAAAACGAGAGCTTTCGGGATTATTGCCCGCTTCAGAGCTCGATAGGGCTTTACAACGAGTAAATGCCGAACGGCCTAAAAACGAGCATTTTGAGCGTGAGAGCCACAACAGACGAGAAAAAATATTTCCTAAAGATCGCGAAGGACAGGGTGCAATCATTCCGCCCTTTTTGTTCCGTGACTTTGATATGAATACAGCTAATCTCAATTTGATCGAAAGAAAATTCAAAGAATCTTTAAACAATAAGAGCATATCAGTGCCATTTGAAATGGCTATTGTTACGATTCCTCATGATCAAATCAAAGACGTGCGCCGCAAGTACCGTGAAGCAAATCTCGCTTGGACTAGGCCGATGATGGTCAATCCGCAAAAAAATGAATTTCTTGTTATCAAATTTCAGGAGGATTGGAAGTATCTCTTGTATAGCTTGAGCTGGCAGCTACTCATCTCGTTGCTATTGATAGGGCTGCTGCTGGGCACATTCTTCTATCTGATGAAAACGATTCTAAACCAAAATAAAATGGCCGAGCTCCGTAAGAATTTTGTCGACAACATGACACATGAGCTTAAAACACCAGTGTCTACAGTCATGGCAGCCATAGAAGCTATACAAATGTATGGTGTAAAGGATGATAAGGAAAAGATGAATCGGTATCTGGATATTTCTAAAAGAGAGCTGGAACATCTGTCCAATATGATCGAAAAGGTTCTTCAGATGGATATTGATGCCAACAGGGGGATTGTTTTACAACGTTCGGATTTCGATCTTGTCGCCATGGTGGAAGGAGCTATTCAAGTTGCCCAACTGAATAAAGCCAAAAAAGTGGATTTTAACCTTATTACGATACCGGATAAGATCATGATCAATGGCGATGAAGCCCATTTAAAAAATGTGGTCAATAATTTGCTTGAAAATGCGATAAAATATGCTGGACAGGAAGTTTATATTGAGGTGGAAGTAAAGGAAATGAAGGAAAATGCCCATATTCGTATTACAGATAATGGCAAAGGGATTAGCTCCGAATACCATAATCAGATTTTTGATATGTTTTTTCGGGTCCCGTCCGGTAATCTACACGATGTAAAAGGATTTGGTTTGGGCCTTGCCTATGTCAAGCAGGTGGTAAAAAGACACGATGGGAAAATTACTGTCGAAAGTGAGCTTAGCAAAGGAAGTACCTTTCGTATTCTTTTACCTCATTAA